The DNA segment ctaaattaaaaactaaacaaaTTTTGATGCTGAGAGGGTTGCTTTGGATGGAGAATTCAAAGAGAATTCAAGGGTCAGTCTGGACAAGGGGTTGAGCATTCAATGATCAGGCAGGAGAACTCTCTTCACTGATGCTTGTGAATGTGTGTAATTTCTCATCACAAAGTATTGTGCAAATTCAGACAATTGAACCCAGAGATTTATTTATTGTTTTACAATCCATGGATTTGAGGTCAAGAAGGGTTATGCTGAAGAGAACAGCAATGATCTTGTCAAATGATCTTGTCAATGGACCATGTAGTCTACTTCAGCTCCGGTTAAAAATGTTTTTAAGGATAAGTggagtttttttttaatccattgagCTATTAATTATTATGATTTACCTGAAAAGATGGAGGAAGTGGATTTAATAGATATTTTCAGaatacttttatttaaaaaaggaaACTTATGGTATGTGGGTATTGTTGGAAAGGCCAGCATCTATTGTCCATTCCTATCTTCCCTTAAGAAAGTGACAGTGAGTTCCCACCTGGAACCATTACATTCAATATTGTGTGGAGAAACTCCAGTGATGATGACCAGATGGTGAAATATTTCTAGATGAAAAAGGTGTTGAATTGGATCAGCACCTGTCAGTGGCAGTGCCCCATGTGCCAGAATGACTTTGTTAGCCGATGTTGTGTCTTATAATGATTTTTATAACCCTACCCTTGAACCAATTTTGTCTTCTATCGTATTTGGGCATCTGTTTGCCAAAGATAGATGACCAACTTCTGACTCTCAAtctttctccccgtgacactTAAAGTTCAGTGAAATTCATGACTCGTTTTTAAAATCCAGACTCTCcccttgttgttgtttattactaTTCCCTATTTTGCGGTTGCTGGGCTGTTTTAAATATTGGACCAGGACGTGGTATTGTCAAAAGCAGAACTACTCCTATTCCTGTCGGCAATTTTCTGGTGGAGGAGGTTGTCCAAGGTGGTCTGACTAATGCAATGCAGTTCCCTGAAGAGTTTCAGGATGCTGACTCTGAACTTCATCCCAATAAACACGTAAAGAACTGGATTTAGGCAGCTGTGGATGAATCCAGTGCTCTCTGACACCACAATGATAAACGTGAGCTTTCTGTAGAAATCGCAGTCTGGTGTAATCACGTGTTGATTGCACAATGTCTTTATGAAATTAGCCACGTTGTAGGGGGCCcaacaaatgcaaaacatcacAGTGACTGTGAGCACAACTTTAATGGCTTTGTGCCTGCCGAAGGTCTGGGTCTTGTATAATGTCTTGATTACCATTGCATAACAGTAGCACATCACTGTGAGTGGTAGGGCAAAGCCAATTCCATGGTCGAGAAACTGCTCAAAAAGCAGCCATTCATGGGCCGTAACTGGTAGATAGGTGCATTTGGTTTCATTTTCATGATCATTATCAGCGTGCAAGAATATTAGATTAGGAATCTGTAGAATGAAACCTATCACCCAAATAGCTGAACAAATCAGGTGGGCATACTTGGCACTGTGCCTTTTATGTGTCTGGACAGCATAGACGATCGCCATGTACCGGTCAATGCTGATGCACGCCAGCAGTAGGCTGTTGCAGACGAGGTTGAGTTTGTGGATGGAACCTAGTATTTTGCAAAGGAAAGTACCAAAGAACCACTGAGAAATACGCTCGATGGCAAAGAAGGGAAGGACCAAGACCAGAAGAAGGTCAGCCACCGCCAGGTGAAGCAAATAGCTGTCGGTCGGAGACCTTGAACGCTTGTAACGCAACAAAATCGCCAATACCAGACTGTTTCCAATGGTCCCCAACAGGAAGACCAGGAAATAAATTATTGGCATAATAATCTTTTGGAAATAGTGCGGAGTTTCGTCTTCTTCTGGACAGAAAGTTGTTTCAGAAGTCGGAGTGGTCTCTTCATTGTCATAGGATAAGTTTCCATACTGAAAGAAGTAAAAGACACAAACAATGAACATCAAAATTGTTCTGGAAATATTCATCTTACAGATCTGAATGTCAAATAGAACATCACATAAATAAATTACTCCATTTTCTCCCCCAACAAGATTATTTAAAGGAAAGTTCTGATGAGGTTGTCAACCTGAAATGTTCATTCTcttctgtagacacaaaatgctggagtaactcagctggccacccattccttctctcccgagacgctacctgacccgctgagttactccagcattttgtgtctaccttcgattttaaccagcatctgcagtttttttcctacacatgttcattCTCTTTCTCCCTCTATAGATCCTGCCTGATCTGTCAGATAGTTCCAAGTTATTTATGCTTATTCCAGGTCCCAGCTTAGACCCGTTGCTCTATGAAATCCTGTTCTGGGGAGAATAAATGGCTCTTATGAATCTTGTAGTTagaatggaggaactcagccacaATTCCAAATATAATAATTGAATCCTGTTCAAATCTGCAACTGCCTGGAGGTTGGGTGTGAGTAAAGTCGTAAAGTCAAGGCTCCCACAAACCAATATTTGGtgcacttagtctgaagaagggttccgacccggaacatcacctattgatttagccagagacgctgcctgatatgctgagttactccagcactctgtatctagaTTGGTGTACTAATCTGGATAGTAGTCTTCTCATCACCAAACAGTCATGCCTTACAAACGTGACTGAGCTTTTagtggaggtgacaaaggtgatgagGGCACGGCAGTGGACCTTGCCTACATGGACTTTAATTAGACGTTTGATAAGATCCCTCATTGTAGGCTGAAGATTAAAATGCATTAGCTCCATAGTAACTTGGTACTTTGGATTCAGAAATGGATTACCCATGCAAGGCAGAGAGGAGTGCTGGAAGGGTGTCTTTCTGGCTGgtgatctgtgaccagtggtgttctgcagggatatGTTGTTTCTGATATATATAAAAGACTTGGgcgaaaatgtagatgggttggttagtcagTTTGCACGCAAAGGTTGGCAGAATTACTGACAGTGAGAAGGCTGTCAAAGAATACTGCATGATTTAGGTCAGTATGGGTGGAGAGACAGCAGATGGAGTTTTCTCTGGGCAAGAGTgagttgttgcactttgggagatcaaatgtcaAGGGAGAGTTACTGTTAATGGCAAGACCATGAAATGCATTGGTGTACAGAGTgaccttggggtccaagtccacaaccccctgaaagcagcaacacaagATGAAGAGTGGTAGAGAATGCACTCATTGATCAAGGCACCGAGTAATAAAGACAGGATCtcacgttgcagctttataaaactttaactaggccacatttggagtattgtgtggagttctggccaccccattactggaaggatgcgTAGAGGGCGCAGATGAGGTTTACGAGGatactgcttggattagaggatattagctatcaggagaggttgtaGAAACGGATTGTTTTCCGTAGAGCGttggggctgaggggtgacctaatagaagtttataaaattatgagaggcacagataggatagacgatcagaatcttttctatactaagctacagagagagattgaacaggttgggtctttattctttggagcgcagaaggttaaggggggacttgatagaggtttttaaaattttaagagggacggacagagttgacgtgggtaagcttttccctttgagagtggggaagattcaaacaaggggacataacttcagaattaagggacaaaagtttaggggtaacatgaggggtaacttttttactcagagggtggtggctgtatggaatgagcttccggtggaagtggtggaggcaggctcgattttattatttaagagtaaattagataggtatatggatgggaagggattggagggttatggtctgagagcaggtagatgagactaggtcggagaaagtggtcggcgtggactggaagggccaaactggcctgtttccgtgctgtaattgttatatggttatatgggatggaattatcaaatactagagggcatagctttaagatgaaaggaagaaagttgaaaggagatgtgcagggcatgtttttatacacagagagtggtagtcaCCATGGATGGTGACTGAAGCAGAAACAATTAAAGCATTCATGACGCTTTTAGATTCTCAATTCGCAAATTCTCAAATTTATTCCTTAAATGTTTTCCATCGGGAGTGGTTGAGGAGGAACCTTGGGTTTACCGTGTGAACATGAGACAGAAATGTTGAAGGAGACGATAGAGGACTAAGGCCAATGCAGCACACAGGAATTTGCTTGGGATCGATACCGGGCTTGACAAGTGTGCAGAGCTGAAGCCTCTGGATATAGGCTACCAAAGCTGCTTCACAAAATCCTTCAAAATTCATTGGAAGGATAAGTGAACCAG comes from the Rhinoraja longicauda isolate Sanriku21f chromosome 32, sRhiLon1.1, whole genome shotgun sequence genome and includes:
- the LOC144608627 gene encoding C-X-C chemokine receptor type 5-like, which codes for MVESFKFQNVNITDNLSQTNHIDAITNKAHNASASSDLLSYRLFNAVECLGINVRNEYGNLSYDNEETTPTSETTFCPEEDETPHYFQKIIMPIIYFLVFLLGTIGNSLVLAILLRYKRSRSPTDSYLLHLAVADLLLVLVLPFFAIERISQWFFGTFLCKILGSIHKLNLVCNSLLLACISIDRYMAIVYAVQTHKRHSAKYAHLICSAIWVIGFILQIPNLIFLHADNDHENETKCTYLPVTAHEWLLFEQFLDHGIGFALPLTVMCYCYAMVIKTLYKTQTFGRHKAIKVVLTVTVMFCICWAPYNVANFIKTLCNQHVITPDCDFYRKLTFIIVVSESTGFIHSCLNPVLYVFIGMKFRVSILKLFRELHCISQTTLDNLLHQKIADRNRSSSAFDNTTSWSNI